The nucleotide sequence ACAGAAGGCTCTTTACGCTCACATCCCGCACGCCTGGATGTTGCGCCAGAAAGCGTTGATGGGCCTTTTCTTCACTAATGTTCAAATAAGCCCTCTTCCAGGGTTTAGGGCTAATCGAACCATATCCTGTGACTACAACTAAGGTGTTAGCTTCCATGGGTGAAATGAGAGTTGACTAAGGGACGGCCAGCCGTTGAAGAAAAGCCTGAAGAGAAAGCCGGGATCAGGCTACAGCTAAACCAAGGATATAATGTTCCTCGATGCCCTTAAACTTACGAAGCTCAACAGCCAGATCCTTACCCTGCCAAGTGATCGGATCAACGCCGTTAATCGTGTTTTTGCTCATACTGAGCTCAGGACCACCCTGAAAAACATTCATGATGTTAATCTGTACTTTGGGAGTCATGACTTGCCCGTTTACAGCAAAGAGCGTATCAAAATTTATGCGCATAGACATCGGATTTGTTGGTTAATAGTGAAAGAAAAGTGTATGACTAAGAGCGGTCCATCTCGATAAAGCCAGTACCTGTATACTGATCAGCCAGGCGTTCAAACTGAGGAATCAAATCGAACCGGTTTGCGGCCTGGGCGCCAGTCAGATACACCAGTGTGTCGGCTTCACCCCGGATGAGATAAGGCTTTTTATCTGCAGGAATTGGCTGCAAGGGAATCGATTGGCGCTGTTTTGAGGACATCTTGGGCTGGTTATACATACACTATTTAGTTTAATTCGGGTTATTGGCGTCAGGCCACTTACTGCAGCCTGAGCAGCTACTCGGCCAGGCTTATGGACGCTTATTGACATAGACGGAAGAGAAATCGAAGCCCATACCCAGAACTGGTAGCTCAAGGTACTTTGCTTCAGGCATCGACCAGGTAGCGGCCAGCCTGGATGAAGGCCCGCATCAGATGTCGGTAGAAGTAAACCCGGTCCCGACCGATAAAGAACGCTTGTTCATTCTTATGCTCGCAGCTAAAAGCCAGGCCATTGGAAAAACATCCGCTGCCCGCTCCGTAAAAGTAATTGAGGCCAGGAGAGAGAATTGTTAGGCCGCGCTGGGTAGGCCCTACCGGGCTGATGACAAAGGCAGACTGCCGCATCACGTCCAGTAGACTGGTAATGTCCTGGGGTTTACCGTCTGCACCTACCTCATCCGTAAAGTCAATGCGCTTACCCCTCAACGAAGCCTGCCTTACCAAGGCGCTGATGGCTAGAATCAGTTCAAGCCAGCGCGCCTGACTCTGAGGGGTGAAGGGCGCAGAAGGTTTGAAGACCGGTGATTGGAACAGGTGGGCAATCTGGGATAACTGGTCAGTCAACTGCGGCTTGGTCCAGATTGCATCGGGATAATCGATCATCATTGGCGGCCTTTGACGGTCGGTTAGCATGCACGCAGCAAAGCTGTTACACTGTAAACACGATTGATAACGAAATGATTACAGTATATTCGAAGATAGTTAGCTACTTTGATAAATACAGCCTAAGGACGTGGCGCCCATGGCTGACGGATGAGTCTAATGCTTGTTGAGCGCTCGCCCAACAGGGGTTATCATTCAGTTTAAAACGGATAAACAACCCCCTTTTTCTCGCTCGCTTGATGTATTAAGAAATTGCGTCCCATTGAGCGTCGGTCAGAACGTTCAATGGGACGCCGGGACGCCGGAGTAGTCATTACTTTGTATCAGGGTCGATCCACAACCGTTCGGTGTTGCCCTTTTTACAATTCCCGATACGTTCTTAAAATCTCATAAAAACTCCCGATGATCAGGCGTATTGAGTAATCCGCTAATTCTATCCTTGTTCGACCCTATTACACGTGAAAACCAGATAACGAAACAGTGCACGGACAGAAACGATTATAGAATCAAAGCCATAACAGCTCATGCGACCACTTCAGAACCGTTACCCTATAGCGCCAACTTTGGGCGGTTTTCTCGATGATCGCTGTCTTAAGCTGAGCGAAGCCCTGGCTTATTACACAATGTTCTCACTGGCTCCACTGCTGGTATTAATCATGTCGCTGGCAAGTATCTTTCTAGGCCAGGAAGCTATTCGTGGTCAGATCTTTGGCCAGCTAACGGATTGGTGGGTAATGAGGCCGCTGCGCAGATTCAGGACATAATCAAAAAGGTAGAGCTGTCGGGTCAGACCAACACCGTTTTGATTCTGGGCATTGTTACCTTACTGCTGGGAGCCACCAGCCTCTTCGTTAAAATTCAGGACTCGGTCAATCTGATCTGGCGTGTTAAAGCCAAACCCGAGAAAGGGTGGCTCAAACTGCTAATACACCTTGTTTGTCTTAGGACTTGCTGGTATCATTTTTGACACGGCCAGGATGCCGGTGCGATCAGAAAGTTAACCTCTTTGTTTAATTACGCTTCAGATAGACCTGAATCAGCGGTTCCGGCCGGAATACATGCTCTCTGCTTACTAGTGAGCGGCCTTTTAACCGGTTGAAACGCCGTAGGCGCTATCAAAACGGGTGATTGAGGAGTTATGTGTCTGAGTAAACCAATTTTTCGGATGATTATAGAACTGTATGCCGCTCAGCCGGCGGAGGCAGCCGGAGCGCCTGACTTACCCGTTTCCAATTTACAGGGCGAACTGCCCGAACAGGAACCCGCGCTCGACATGGGCGATTTGTTGGGGAGCTTCCCGTCCAGAGAAGAAGCAATGAATTTTGTCCAATACCGGGCAGCGGCTCACCAACGGGAAGTAGTGGATACCCACAGTGCTCCGTTCAACGATTACGTGCATATTGAGTGGCTAACGGTTACATTCAAAAATGAAGACCAGTCAACCCATTCAGAGGGGTATTATCTGGTATCCGACGAAGGGTACTAGCCTCGCTATCCGGAATTCAGACCCGGATTTATTTATGGGTCAGCTGCGCTCTGATCCGGCTGAGCGAAGGGCCTTTGATACCCAGGTACGACGCGATGTGGCCTAGCGAAACGCGATTGAGAATATCGGGCTGGTTTTCGATCAGGGCGACGTAACGTTCTTCGGCGGTCTGCGTCAGTAGGCTCTCAGACCGGGTCTGATTGAACAGGAAATACTGTTCGGCCAGAATCCGGCCGAACCGCTCCCAGCCGTGGGATTGTGCATACAGCTGTTGCAGGTGTTCATGCTCAATAACCAGCAGTTCGGCATCTTCCAGGGCTTCGATAAGGTAAGGGCAGGTCGTTCGGGTCAGTAAACTTTTCAACGAGGTTAAAAACGTATTTTCGGCGATGAAGTACAGGTTATGTTCCAATTCAGTGTTGGGATCGACGTAATAAACCCGGAATAACCCTTTCAGAACAAAGCCAACATGCCGACAGATAGAGTTGCTGAAGTTGAAAAATTCGTGCCGGCCCATCGTCCGGAAACGCCAGTATTTATTTGCCATCAGCATATCGGCTTCGGACAGCTGCGCAAACTGTTTTAGTTGATGCTGTAAGATAAGATGCTTTGCAGAAATCATTCGCCAGTGGGTTATCAGTCGTTCAGCGGGGGGCTTGACCCGAAGCCAGGTCTGGAGGCCATTCTGTCACTTTTTAACATAAGTGAAAAATTGCCAGCGACGCTCCCTGTACTTTTGGCCTATCATAAACCAAATCGCTAACAAATCTAATTCATAGAGTATGAAAATCACCCGTAAATCGTCGGCCCACTGGGCAGGAACTGGCAAAGATGGTAAAGGCACGTTAACCTCGGCCAGCACAGTCCTGAACAACACTCAATATTCGTTCAACACCCGGTTCGAAAATGGCGTCGGTACTAATCCAGAAGAGCTTGTTGCAGCTGCCCATGCGGGCTGTTTTGCCATGCAACTGGCCTTTAATATTCAGAATGCGGGTTTCGCGGCCGATTCACTGGATGTTCAGTGTGCTGTCACGCTGGAAGATAGCGGTATCACCAGTTCAAAACTAACGCTTAACGCCAGCGTACCGGGTTTGGATAAGGCCAAGTTCGATGAGTTGGTTGATCATGCCGAACACAATTGCCCCATTTCGAAGCTGTTGAATACCAGCATCAGCGTTGAGGCTACCTTAGCGTAAGCAGGCTTTTTCAATCCAAAACAAGCGGGCCCGTGATGTGCACGGGCCCGCTTGTAATGAAATCAACCGCAGCAGAAGTTATCCCAAGAAATTACGTAACCTCGCCAGGAGCTTAGCTATCGGTTTGGCGCCCCATGCTGAAGCCGGTACTTTTGTGCATCCATTTTGGGTATTGAGCGTTCGTGGGTTTGGATAAGTTGTGATCCAGAAACCCTGGAATGCCCTAACTTCACGAAGCCCGCCAGCATTTTGCAGACGCTTTTAGTATTCTTGCTTTTCGTTACGTTCTTCTGGAATTCCGGTAATTCTTCTTCAGCCATCCATTCAGGTTTCGTTGCGGGTCTGGTAATCAGACAACCGGTATTTACCGGGTCTGCG is from Spirosoma taeanense and encodes:
- a CDS encoding Crp/Fnr family transcriptional regulator, encoding MISAKHLILQHQLKQFAQLSEADMLMANKYWRFRTMGRHEFFNFSNSICRHVGFVLKGLFRVYYVDPNTELEHNLYFIAENTFLTSLKSLLTRTTCPYLIEALEDAELLVIEHEHLQQLYAQSHGWERFGRILAEQYFLFNQTRSESLLTQTAEERYVALIENQPDILNRVSLGHIASYLGIKGPSLSRIRAQLTHK
- a CDS encoding OsmC family protein, encoding MKITRKSSAHWAGTGKDGKGTLTSASTVLNNTQYSFNTRFENGVGTNPEELVAAAHAGCFAMQLAFNIQNAGFAADSLDVQCAVTLEDSGITSSKLTLNASVPGLDKAKFDELVDHAEHNCPISKLLNTSISVEATLA